In the Terriglobales bacterium genome, TGCCGCATCGACTTCTGCGCCGCCTGGAACCTGTTCCGCTGGCTGCCCATCACTCCCGTGCTGCGCGCTTTCGGCAACCGTTTCATCCGCCAGGACCAGCGCACCATGGAGATGCAGGCCGAAGGCCTGCGCCACAACCCCAGCCTCATGCTCATCGACGACGCCGACCGCCCCGCCAAGTGGTACTTCGAGTTGAAGAAGGCCTGGCTGGAATCCCGCCGCACCGGCCAGCCCATGCGGCATCCCATGACCGGCCCGGTCACGCTCCGCTGGAGAAGCTAGTGCCGCAACCTGGAGCAGCCGCGCCCCCGTTCGCTTACTGGCCCACCTTTCGTCGGCTGTGGATCACGGCCGTACTGGCCACCGTCACCGTGCTGCCGTACGTGCTCACCATCTTGAAGACGATTCCGTTGCCCAAGCCCCTGCCCATCCCCTTGTCGGCGCTGGCGGGGTTGCAGCTGGTGCAGTCCGCCGTGGTCTTTGGACTGGCCATTGCCGCCGGACTCTGGTTCGCCCCGCGCCTCGGCCTGCGTCTGCCGCTGTTCGCCCACGACTATGAGCCGGGAGGCGCGGGTGAGGTCTTCCGGCAAGCTCTCCGCGGCGGGATGCCGCTGGGGATGCTCGCCGGCGCCATCGTGCTCGCCCTCGAGCTTCTCTTCTTCCGCGGGCATCTGCCGCCCTCGATGCTGCAATTCTCGGCGCCCGCCTGGCAAGGGCTGCTGGCGTCCTTTTACGGCGGCATCGGGGAAGAGATCCTGTCGCGCCTGTTCGTGCTGAGCGCGCTCGCCTACCTTGTGGTCAAAGTCTCGCGACAACCGGCGCCGCCGCTTGCCTCAGGTCCTTTCTGGGTCGCCAATATCGCGGCCG is a window encoding:
- a CDS encoding CPBP family intramembrane glutamic endopeptidase is translated as MPQPGAAAPPFAYWPTFRRLWITAVLATVTVLPYVLTILKTIPLPKPLPIPLSALAGLQLVQSAVVFGLAIAAGLWFAPRLGLRLPLFAHDYEPGGAGEVFRQALRGGMPLGMLAGAIVLALELLFFRGHLPPSMLQFSAPAWQGLLASFYGGIGEEILSRLFVLSALAYLVVKVSRQPAPPLASGPFWVANIAAALLFGLGHLPATAALAPLTTALVVRALVLNGIAGVTFGYLFWKRGPEAAMVAHFMADIVIQSAAAFLAGA